In Aequorivita sp. H23M31, a single window of DNA contains:
- a CDS encoding DUF4159 domain-containing protein, whose amino-acid sequence MRKLVCLFSFSITLLFGTGNLSAQEIALLHYGGGGDWYANPTSLPNLIKFCNQNIDTAIQEKPETVTPGSVDLFDYPFVHMTGHGNVYFSPEEAENLRKYLISGGFLHIDDNYGMDQYIRKEIVKIFPNKELKELPANHPIFNYFYKFPQGLPKIHEHDGLPPQAFGIYVEDRLVLVYTYETDLGDGWENPEVHNDPPEVRLKALQMGANLVKYVFEN is encoded by the coding sequence ATGCGCAAATTAGTCTGTTTATTTTCATTTAGTATTACCTTGCTTTTTGGAACTGGAAATCTTTCAGCACAAGAGATAGCGCTTTTGCATTATGGCGGAGGTGGCGATTGGTATGCGAATCCTACTTCCCTTCCCAACCTTATAAAATTCTGCAACCAGAATATCGACACGGCCATTCAGGAGAAACCAGAAACTGTTACTCCGGGAAGTGTAGATCTTTTTGATTATCCATTTGTGCATATGACGGGTCATGGAAATGTTTATTTTTCTCCTGAGGAAGCTGAAAACCTGCGGAAATATCTGATAAGTGGCGGTTTTCTTCATATAGATGACAACTATGGAATGGACCAATATATCCGAAAGGAAATTGTAAAAATATTTCCTAACAAGGAATTAAAAGAGCTGCCTGCCAACCATCCGATCTTTAATTATTTCTATAAATTCCCTCAAGGCTTGCCAAAAATACACGAACATGATGGACTGCCGCCGCAAGCGTTCGGAATCTACGTAGAGGACAGATTGGTTTTGGTCTATACCTATGAAACCGACCTTGGCGATGGATGGGAAAATCCAGAAGTTCATAACGATCCTCCAGAAGTAAGATTAAAAGCTTTGCAAATGGGCGCCAATTTGGTAAAATACGTATTTGAGAATTAG
- a CDS encoding class I SAM-dependent methyltransferase — MLNKKLLNSEVQDFITSYDGDLFKLAFVKSPFKNVSIQELVQQIESRRKVEKKLPTWFGSSNILYPPMLNLEQTSSEITGKYKASMISGKTIADITGGFGVDSFFFSENFEEVFHFEINTELSEIAQHNFKVLNRLNVRCSTEDGLNNILKNKYDVIYSDPSRRHESKGKVFFLKDCQPNIPENIYEVLNHCDIFLLKTSPMLDISVGLNELKGVSEIHIVAVENEVKELLWLLRKDYEEPLKIYTVNFTKSAIEKFQFTWNQTSEASYSLPQKYLYEPNTAILKSGAFNLLSEKLELHKLHKNTHLYTSQALKDFPGRKFLIEKMVPYTKSEMRAALSFEKANIAIRNFPESVATIRKKWKIADGGNIYLFFTTNLEDKKIMIVCSKL; from the coding sequence TTGCTTAATAAAAAACTTTTAAATAGCGAAGTACAGGATTTTATAACGTCTTATGATGGCGATTTGTTCAAGCTCGCATTCGTGAAAAGTCCCTTTAAAAATGTTTCCATCCAAGAATTAGTTCAGCAAATTGAGAGCAGAAGAAAAGTGGAAAAAAAATTGCCCACATGGTTTGGATCGTCAAACATATTGTATCCACCAATGCTCAATCTAGAGCAAACCTCATCGGAAATTACTGGAAAATACAAGGCTTCTATGATAAGTGGAAAAACTATAGCAGATATCACCGGCGGGTTTGGTGTAGATAGCTTTTTCTTCTCCGAAAACTTTGAAGAAGTCTTTCATTTTGAAATTAATACCGAGCTTTCAGAGATAGCTCAACATAATTTTAAGGTTTTGAATAGATTAAATGTTCGTTGTTCAACGGAAGACGGACTGAATAACATTTTAAAAAATAAATATGACGTAATCTATTCCGATCCATCCCGTCGTCACGAAAGTAAAGGAAAGGTCTTTTTCCTGAAAGATTGCCAGCCCAATATTCCAGAAAATATTTATGAAGTATTAAATCACTGTGATATTTTTCTACTAAAGACCTCTCCGATGTTGGACATTTCGGTTGGTCTAAATGAATTGAAGGGTGTATCTGAAATACATATTGTAGCTGTTGAAAATGAAGTAAAGGAATTATTGTGGCTTCTTAGAAAAGATTATGAAGAACCATTAAAAATTTATACGGTCAATTTTACAAAATCAGCAATAGAAAAATTTCAATTTACTTGGAACCAAACTTCAGAAGCTTCATACAGTTTGCCACAAAAATATCTATATGAACCCAATACTGCCATTTTAAAGAGTGGAGCATTCAATTTACTTTCTGAAAAACTAGAGTTGCATAAACTTCATAAAAATACGCATCTTTATACAAGCCAAGCATTAAAAGATTTCCCCGGTCGAAAGTTTTTAATTGAAAAAATGGTTCCCTACACCAAATCTGAAATGCGGGCGGCATTATCTTTTGAGAAAGCCAATATCGCCATTAGAAACTTTCCTGAATCGGTTGCCACGATTCGTAAAAAATGGAAAATAGCAGATGGCGGAAACATCTATCTTTTCTTTACAACCAATTTGGAAGATAAGAAGATAATGATTGTTTGCTCTAAATTGTAA
- a CDS encoding AI-2E family transporter — protein MRNRAKAITLGILRAVAIMAGIVILLWFLYQIQELILFIGLALVLSLIGRPVVQFLKHRCKFGNALASVTTLLLILGGLALLLSIFIPVIIEQGKHISKIDFNQVKQDLNELNIQASDYLGVDHFQLVEAFKRSSYVQNFNVELIPSFLQILFGSIGSLVVGIFAVLFILFFLLKDESLLARSVLTLSRTGDEEKYKRVLLKINELLSRYFIGLLLQMTILVLFYSVLLLYLEVEDAIAVALICAFLNIIPYLGPLIGWALMLLVIVSNNLGADFSTGLLPLLLIASIGYAIAQLFDNLISQPVIFGRSVRSHPLEIFMVILIGGFLFGIIGMVLAVPTYTSIKVIAKEFLSEHKVVKHLTRNL, from the coding sequence GTGAGAAACAGAGCAAAAGCAATTACTCTTGGTATCCTAAGAGCCGTGGCCATAATGGCCGGGATTGTTATTTTGTTGTGGTTTCTGTATCAAATACAAGAACTGATTCTCTTTATCGGTCTTGCCCTAGTACTTTCACTTATAGGACGTCCCGTAGTCCAATTTTTAAAACATCGTTGTAAGTTTGGGAATGCGTTGGCCTCGGTTACCACATTGCTTTTGATTTTAGGGGGTTTAGCATTACTGCTGAGTATTTTTATACCAGTAATTATTGAACAGGGAAAACATATTTCAAAAATTGATTTCAATCAGGTAAAGCAGGATCTAAACGAGTTAAACATTCAAGCCAGTGATTACCTGGGAGTAGACCACTTTCAATTGGTAGAGGCGTTTAAACGTTCCTCATATGTCCAAAATTTCAATGTTGAATTAATACCTAGTTTTCTGCAGATTCTCTTTGGAAGTATTGGAAGCCTTGTTGTTGGAATTTTTGCGGTACTTTTCATTCTATTTTTCCTTCTCAAGGATGAAAGCCTTCTCGCCCGGAGCGTGCTAACTCTATCTCGAACAGGTGATGAGGAAAAGTACAAACGGGTTCTGTTAAAGATAAACGAGCTTTTATCGCGTTATTTTATCGGTCTTCTGCTCCAAATGACGATTCTGGTTTTATTTTATTCCGTTCTCCTTCTATATTTGGAGGTTGAAGATGCCATTGCCGTTGCCCTCATCTGTGCCTTCCTTAACATTATCCCCTACTTGGGGCCACTAATAGGCTGGGCACTTATGCTCTTGGTAATAGTGTCCAACAATCTCGGCGCCGATTTTTCAACCGGACTTCTTCCTCTACTATTAATAGCATCCATTGGCTATGCCATTGCACAACTTTTTGATAATCTGATCTCCCAACCTGTGATCTTTGGGAGAAGCGTGCGATCACATCCATTGGAAATATTTATGGTTATTTTGATCGGTGGCTTTTTGTTCGGTATCATAGGAATGGTTTTGGCTGTACCTACCTATACAAGTATAAAAGTAATTGCCAAGGAGTTCCTCTCAGAACACAAAGTGGTAAAACACCTTACCCGAAACCTCTAA